One Tessaracoccus lacteus DNA window includes the following coding sequences:
- a CDS encoding alpha-ketoacid dehydrogenase subunit alpha/beta has translation MPKNLIVDPSNVRSASTITAPEIPVNQYRPNFAAELDKYGKQGLIDILHDMIAVRQFETMLNSIKTTGAWNGVEYNHRGPAHLSIGQESAVVGQASQLDPEDFLFGSHRSHGEILAKCFSAARKLDPAQVEDIMKTFLDGETLAFAEQVGYDSAADLTENFILYGTVAETFARKAGFNRGLGGSMHAFFAPFGSMPNNAIVGGSADIATGSALFKLINRKSGIVIANIGDASMGCGPVWEAMAMASMDQYRSLWNDGVNGNPPIWFNFFNNFYGMGGQTSGETMGYDILARVGMGVNPEAMHAERVDGLNPLAVADAVARKRQLLVEGRGPVLTDTITYRFSGHSPSDASSYRTREEVELWEQHDGLKNYAAYLVENGVLSQGEVDDLQAKFDERLTKVIAIATKDEVSSPRVGMDFIESVMYSNGNVEAFDDRAPELKQPLEENARVKSLAAKVRTATDANGKPVSKAKAYSYRDALFEAVAHRFATDPTLAAWGEENRDWGGAFAVYRGLTELLPYHRLFNSPISEAAIIGAGVGYALSGGRAIVELMYCDFLGRAGDEIFNQAAKWQSMSAGLLKMPLVMRVSVGSKYGAQHSQDWAALVAHMPGLKVYYPSTPYDAKGMMNLALRGTDPVVFFESQLLYDKAEEFVADGVPTGYYEVPEGEPVVRREGTDLTIAVIGPTLYRVMEAADLLQEKYGISTEVIDLRFVAPLNLDPIVESVKKTGRLVLTSDAVDRGSFLHTVASQIQTLAFDHLDAPVTVVGSRNAITPAAELEKEFFPQPEWLLDAIHERVLPLKGHVPTTNQTDAEIARRSRQGL, from the coding sequence ATGCCAAAGAACCTCATCGTCGACCCGAGCAATGTCCGCTCCGCCTCGACCATCACGGCCCCCGAGATCCCGGTCAACCAGTACCGGCCGAACTTCGCCGCCGAGCTCGACAAGTACGGCAAGCAGGGGCTCATCGACATCCTGCACGACATGATCGCGGTGCGGCAGTTCGAGACCATGCTCAACTCGATCAAGACCACGGGTGCGTGGAACGGGGTCGAGTACAACCACCGCGGCCCCGCGCACCTGTCGATCGGGCAGGAGTCGGCCGTGGTCGGCCAGGCCTCGCAGCTCGACCCCGAGGACTTCCTGTTCGGCTCGCACCGCAGCCACGGCGAGATCCTGGCCAAGTGCTTCTCGGCTGCCCGCAAGCTCGACCCGGCGCAGGTCGAGGACATCATGAAGACGTTCCTCGACGGTGAGACCCTCGCCTTCGCCGAGCAGGTCGGCTACGACAGTGCCGCCGACCTGACCGAGAACTTCATCCTCTACGGCACCGTCGCCGAGACGTTCGCCCGCAAGGCCGGCTTCAACCGCGGCCTCGGCGGCTCCATGCACGCCTTCTTCGCGCCCTTCGGCTCGATGCCGAACAACGCGATCGTCGGCGGCTCGGCCGACATCGCCACCGGCTCGGCGCTGTTCAAGCTGATCAACCGCAAGTCCGGCATCGTGATCGCCAACATCGGCGACGCCTCCATGGGCTGTGGCCCCGTCTGGGAGGCCATGGCCATGGCGTCCATGGACCAGTACCGCAGCCTCTGGAATGACGGCGTGAACGGCAACCCGCCGATCTGGTTCAACTTCTTCAACAACTTCTACGGCATGGGCGGCCAGACCTCCGGCGAGACCATGGGCTACGACATCCTCGCCCGCGTCGGCATGGGCGTGAACCCCGAGGCGATGCACGCCGAGCGCGTCGACGGGCTCAACCCGCTCGCCGTCGCCGACGCCGTCGCCCGCAAGCGCCAGCTCCTCGTCGAGGGTCGCGGCCCGGTCCTGACCGACACCATCACCTACCGCTTCTCCGGGCACTCGCCGTCGGACGCGTCCTCCTACCGCACCCGCGAGGAGGTCGAGCTGTGGGAGCAGCACGACGGCCTGAAGAACTACGCCGCCTATCTCGTCGAGAACGGCGTCCTCAGCCAGGGCGAGGTCGACGACCTGCAGGCGAAGTTCGATGAGCGTCTCACGAAGGTTATCGCCATCGCCACGAAGGACGAGGTCTCCTCGCCCCGGGTGGGCATGGACTTCATCGAGTCGGTCATGTACTCCAATGGCAACGTCGAGGCCTTCGACGACCGCGCCCCCGAGCTCAAGCAGCCGCTCGAGGAGAACGCCCGCGTCAAGTCGCTGGCCGCCAAGGTCCGCACCGCCACCGACGCCAACGGCAAGCCCGTCAGCAAGGCCAAGGCCTACTCCTACCGCGACGCGCTGTTCGAGGCCGTCGCCCACCGCTTCGCCACCGACCCGACGCTGGCCGCCTGGGGAGAGGAGAACCGCGACTGGGGCGGCGCGTTCGCCGTCTACCGCGGCCTGACCGAGCTGCTGCCGTACCACCGCCTGTTCAACTCGCCGATCTCCGAGGCCGCGATCATCGGCGCCGGCGTCGGCTACGCGCTGTCCGGCGGCCGGGCGATCGTCGAGCTGATGTACTGCGACTTCCTCGGCCGCGCCGGCGACGAGATCTTCAACCAGGCCGCCAAGTGGCAGTCCATGTCCGCAGGCCTGCTCAAGATGCCGCTCGTCATGCGCGTCTCCGTCGGCTCCAAGTACGGCGCCCAGCACTCGCAGGACTGGGCGGCGCTGGTCGCCCACATGCCCGGGCTCAAGGTCTACTACCCGTCGACCCCATACGACGCCAAGGGCATGATGAACCTCGCGCTGCGCGGCACCGACCCGGTGGTGTTCTTCGAGTCCCAGCTGCTCTACGACAAGGCTGAGGAGTTCGTCGCCGACGGCGTCCCGACCGGCTACTACGAGGTCCCCGAGGGCGAGCCCGTCGTGCGCCGCGAGGGCACCGACCTGACCATCGCGGTCATCGGCCCCACCCTCTACCGCGTGATGGAGGCCGCCGACCTGCTGCAGGAGAAGTACGGCATCTCCACCGAGGTGATCGACCTGCGCTTCGTCGCCCCGCTGAACCTCGACCCCATCGTGGAGTCGGTGAAGAAGACCGGCCGCCTCGTGCTGACCTCCGACGCGGTGGACCGCGGCTCGTTCCTCCACACCGTCGCGTCGCAGATCCAGACCCTCGCCTTCGACCACCTCGACGCGCCCGTCACGGTCGTCGGCTCCCGCAACGCCATCACGCCGGCGGCCGAGCTGGAGAAGGAGTTCTTCCCGCAGCCCGAGTGGCTGCTCGACGCGATTCACGAGCGCGTGCTGCCGCTCAAGGGCCACGTCCCGACCACCAACCAGACCGACGCCGAGATCGCCCGCCGTTCGCGGCAGGGCCTCTGA
- the lpdA gene encoding dihydrolipoyl dehydrogenase, giving the protein MSTTFDVIVLGGGPGGYIAAERLGHAKKNVLLIEADALGGTCLNVGCIPTKALLNAAKTYEHAVHGAQLGVRVDGASVDWAELQKWKNKTVATLVGGVGAAEKKAGVTVVKGYGRFEGPGRVTVDGTTYTAEHVILATGSVPVMPPIPGAADNPRVLDSTGMLSVPEIPARLAVIGGGVIGLEFASLFAMLGSEVTVIEMLPEVVPFMDDELAAQLRKGLADIDVKLECRVTGIDGGTVHYETMSGTAESVDADVVLMAVGRRPAVAGWGAEDSGLEFSGKGVVVDDRMRTNLPNVWAVGDVTGRSLLAHAAYRMGEIAVANILDPEAFRRGEIMRWNTIPWAVYSNPEAAGIGLTEAQAKAKGIDAKSVTVPGYLSGRFVAEAGVKAPGAAKLIWDGATGQVLGIHVLGSYASEMIWGASVVLETELSITDLRQVVFPHPTVSELIREAAWAAQA; this is encoded by the coding sequence ATGAGCACCACCTTCGACGTCATCGTGCTGGGCGGCGGCCCCGGCGGCTACATCGCCGCCGAGCGCCTCGGGCACGCGAAGAAGAACGTCCTCCTCATCGAGGCCGACGCCCTGGGCGGCACCTGCCTCAACGTCGGCTGCATCCCCACCAAGGCGCTGCTGAACGCGGCGAAGACCTACGAGCACGCCGTGCACGGCGCCCAGCTGGGCGTCCGCGTCGACGGCGCCAGCGTCGACTGGGCCGAGCTGCAGAAGTGGAAGAACAAGACCGTCGCCACCCTGGTTGGCGGCGTCGGCGCGGCCGAGAAGAAGGCCGGCGTCACCGTCGTCAAGGGGTACGGCCGCTTTGAGGGCCCCGGACGCGTCACGGTCGACGGCACCACCTACACCGCCGAGCACGTCATCCTGGCCACCGGCTCCGTCCCGGTCATGCCGCCCATCCCGGGCGCCGCGGACAACCCCCGCGTGCTCGACTCCACCGGCATGCTGTCGGTTCCCGAGATCCCGGCGCGGCTCGCGGTCATCGGCGGCGGCGTCATCGGGCTCGAGTTCGCCAGCCTGTTCGCGATGCTCGGCTCCGAGGTCACCGTCATCGAGATGCTGCCCGAGGTCGTCCCCTTCATGGACGACGAGCTCGCCGCCCAGCTCCGCAAGGGCCTGGCCGATATTGACGTGAAGCTCGAGTGCAGGGTCACCGGCATCGACGGCGGCACGGTCCACTACGAGACCATGTCCGGCACCGCCGAGTCGGTCGATGCCGACGTGGTGCTGATGGCGGTGGGCCGCCGTCCCGCCGTCGCCGGCTGGGGCGCCGAGGACTCCGGCCTGGAGTTCTCCGGTAAGGGCGTGGTCGTCGACGACCGGATGCGCACCAACCTGCCCAACGTGTGGGCCGTGGGCGACGTCACCGGCCGCTCGCTCCTGGCGCACGCCGCCTACCGGATGGGCGAGATCGCCGTCGCGAACATCCTCGACCCCGAGGCGTTCAGGCGCGGCGAGATCATGCGCTGGAACACCATCCCGTGGGCCGTGTACTCCAACCCGGAGGCCGCGGGCATCGGTCTCACCGAGGCCCAGGCGAAGGCCAAGGGCATCGACGCGAAGTCCGTGACCGTGCCCGGCTACCTGTCCGGTCGCTTCGTCGCCGAGGCCGGCGTCAAGGCTCCCGGCGCCGCCAAGCTCATCTGGGACGGCGCCACCGGCCAGGTGCTCGGCATCCACGTGCTCGGCTCCTACGCCTCCGAGATGATCTGGGGCGCCTCCGTCGTGCTCGAGACCGAACTCAGCATCACCGACCTGCGCCAGGTCGTCTTCCCCCACCCCACCGTCAGCGAACTCATCCGTGAGGCCGCCTGGGCCGCCCAGGCCTGA
- a CDS encoding dihydrolipoamide acetyltransferase family protein produces the protein MATVVVMPQLGNSVESCLIVSWQVGLGDEIAENAIVCEVETDKASMEVPTSAAGTVLAILWDEGDDVPVKEPLLVVGVAGEDPADALAAAGWKGRDGDEAAIPEAAAAEAAPDAEAPAAQVERVASTGASSPRARTLAAASHLDINDVAEGSGPGGRVIERDVTAALAHATKGSARAGAHGSGATGTGLGGRVTTSDLVAGTQTAETTTTAPATPAAGSREFPGASTTTPLKGIRKTIADRMMHSLASSAQLTYTSTANAAGLLALRKKLKGSPEELGLSKVTIGDLVGYAAVKAAAKNTGHNAHLADGKLTVFEQVHLGFACDTPRGLLVPTVRNASEMGLREFSAASKDLAQQAIGGSISPDLLQGATFTVSNLGGFGIESFTPLLNVPQVAILGVDAIFPRAVVNADGSFGVEQRIGFSLTADHRVIDGADAARFLQDLVAYVENIDITVLG, from the coding sequence ATGGCAACCGTCGTAGTCATGCCGCAGCTCGGCAACTCTGTCGAGTCCTGCCTGATCGTGTCGTGGCAGGTGGGTCTCGGCGACGAGATCGCCGAGAACGCCATCGTGTGTGAGGTCGAGACCGACAAGGCCTCCATGGAGGTCCCGACGTCGGCCGCCGGCACCGTGCTCGCCATCCTCTGGGACGAGGGCGACGACGTCCCCGTCAAGGAGCCGCTCCTGGTGGTCGGCGTGGCGGGCGAGGACCCGGCCGACGCCCTGGCCGCAGCCGGTTGGAAGGGCAGGGACGGCGACGAAGCTGCCATTCCCGAAGCCGCCGCAGCCGAGGCCGCTCCCGACGCTGAGGCCCCCGCGGCCCAGGTCGAGCGTGTCGCCTCCACCGGCGCTTCCAGCCCGCGGGCCCGCACGCTGGCCGCAGCCAGCCACCTCGACATCAACGACGTCGCCGAAGGCTCAGGCCCCGGCGGACGCGTCATCGAGCGCGACGTCACCGCTGCCCTCGCCCACGCAACCAAGGGATCGGCCCGCGCCGGCGCCCACGGCTCGGGGGCCACCGGCACCGGCCTCGGCGGCCGCGTCACCACGTCGGACCTCGTCGCAGGCACGCAGACCGCGGAGACCACGACGACCGCACCGGCGACGCCGGCGGCCGGCTCCCGCGAGTTCCCCGGAGCCTCGACGACGACGCCGCTCAAGGGCATCCGCAAGACCATTGCGGATCGCATGATGCACTCGCTGGCCAGCTCCGCCCAGCTGACCTACACCTCGACGGCCAACGCGGCCGGCCTGCTCGCGCTCCGCAAGAAGCTCAAGGGCTCGCCCGAGGAGCTCGGCCTCAGCAAGGTGACCATCGGCGACCTGGTCGGCTACGCCGCCGTCAAGGCCGCGGCCAAGAACACCGGCCACAACGCCCACCTCGCCGACGGCAAGCTCACCGTCTTCGAGCAGGTCCACCTCGGCTTCGCTTGCGACACCCCGCGAGGCCTGCTGGTCCCGACCGTCCGCAACGCCTCCGAGATGGGGCTGCGCGAGTTCTCCGCCGCCAGCAAGGACCTCGCACAGCAGGCCATCGGCGGCAGCATCAGCCCCGACCTGCTGCAGGGCGCCACCTTCACGGTCAGCAACCTCGGCGGCTTCGGCATCGAGTCCTTCACCCCGCTGCTGAACGTGCCCCAGGTCGCCATCCTCGGCGTCGACGCGATCTTCCCGCGCGCCGTCGTGAACGCCGACGGCAGCTTCGGCGTCGAGCAGCGCATCGGCTTCTCGCTGACCGCCGACCACCGCGTGATCGATGGCGCCGACGCCGCCCGCTTCCTGCAGGACCTCGTCGCCTACGTCGAGAACATCGACATCACCGTCCTCGGCTGA
- a CDS encoding DeoR/GlpR family DNA-binding transcription regulator has protein sequence MTQERASREEAILTRLTDDGTLTVASMAEKLGVSEVTIRGDLRALEQRGMLVRTRGGARPSSFKTILQREKVNVEAKQRIAAFAASMITDGDTVMMEAGTTVASITGHLAQRRDVQIVTNSTLVFNVARTNPALNIILAGGVFRRESESLVGPDAERTVSDFNTRLAFLGTDGFSPERGLTTRFVDGAQVAALMSRRAEETWLVADSSKFGQAGFVSFLPLDKVTGIITDSGLVAGAAEALQEHTRVCIV, from the coding sequence GTGACGCAGGAGAGAGCCAGCCGCGAAGAGGCGATCCTCACGCGCCTGACCGACGACGGCACGCTCACCGTCGCCTCCATGGCCGAGAAGCTCGGCGTGTCCGAGGTCACCATCCGCGGCGATCTCCGCGCCCTCGAGCAGCGCGGCATGCTGGTGCGGACGCGTGGCGGAGCACGCCCCAGCTCCTTCAAGACGATCCTCCAGCGCGAGAAGGTCAACGTCGAGGCCAAGCAGCGCATCGCGGCCTTCGCCGCGTCGATGATCACCGACGGTGACACCGTTATGATGGAAGCGGGGACCACCGTCGCCTCGATCACCGGCCACCTCGCGCAGCGTCGCGACGTCCAGATCGTCACCAACTCGACGCTCGTGTTCAATGTCGCCCGCACCAACCCCGCGCTCAACATCATCCTCGCCGGGGGAGTGTTCCGCCGAGAGTCCGAGTCGCTCGTCGGCCCTGACGCGGAGCGCACCGTCTCCGACTTCAACACCCGTCTCGCCTTTCTCGGCACCGACGGGTTCTCCCCCGAGCGGGGACTCACCACCCGTTTCGTCGACGGCGCCCAGGTTGCCGCGCTCATGAGCCGTCGCGCCGAGGAGACCTGGCTGGTCGCCGACTCCTCCAAGTTCGGTCAGGCCGGGTTCGTCAGTTTTCTGCCCCTCGACAAGGTCACTGGGATCATCACCGATTCCGGGCTCGTCGCCGGGGCCGCTGAAGCACTGCAAGAGCACACACGCGTGTGCATCGTCTAG
- a CDS encoding fructose-6-phosphate aldolase, translating into MDILFDTANLDDIERLTPIYPVTGVTTNPSILKKEGRVDVYKHLRRIREIIGPDRTLHVQVLQKTAQGMIDDAHRLLDKIDDKVYPKIPTTEAGILAMRTLKAEGVHVTATAIYSKTQGFLAIASGVDYLAPYYNRMQSLDIDTKGTLTALSGFIRRFDAPCKIMAASFKNIVQVSHALEAGADAVTLSPKLLRQALSVPDITNAVDTFIADWESVYGTRSLPDD; encoded by the coding sequence ATGGACATCCTGTTCGACACGGCCAACCTCGACGACATCGAGCGCCTCACGCCCATCTACCCCGTCACGGGCGTGACGACGAACCCGTCGATCCTGAAGAAGGAGGGCCGGGTCGACGTCTACAAGCACCTCCGCCGGATCCGCGAGATCATCGGCCCCGACCGCACGCTGCACGTGCAGGTGCTGCAGAAGACGGCTCAGGGCATGATCGACGACGCGCACAGGCTGCTCGACAAGATCGACGACAAGGTCTACCCCAAGATCCCCACCACCGAAGCCGGCATCCTCGCCATGCGCACCCTCAAGGCGGAGGGCGTCCACGTGACCGCGACCGCGATCTACTCCAAGACGCAGGGCTTCCTCGCCATCGCGTCCGGCGTCGACTACCTCGCGCCCTACTACAACCGGATGCAGTCGCTTGACATCGACACCAAAGGCACGCTGACCGCGTTGTCCGGTTTCATCCGTCGTTTCGACGCCCCCTGCAAGATCATGGCCGCCAGCTTCAAGAACATCGTGCAGGTGTCGCACGCTCTGGAGGCTGGGGCCGACGCCGTCACGCTGTCACCCAAGCTGCTGCGCCAGGCGCTGTCGGTGCCGGACATCACCAACGCCGTCGACACGTTCATCGCCGACTGGGAGTCCGTCTACGGCACCCGCTCCCTCCCCGACGACTGA
- a CDS encoding histidine phosphatase family protein produces MSESQGVRTTGRVLLIRHGQTEWSMTNRHTGRTDIDLTEKGVADARALVGIRERLGLIDPYVFASPRIRAQRTAALAGLTVDETDDVFAEWDYGDYEGLTRAQIHEQGAPGWTIWTGGAPGGESVDDMTVRVDRAVEVVSERLESSDVVVVSHGHFSRSFVCRFLGWPVSLGIAIDLRPAGAALLMEFGGPADRRLCTLVGPEGAAATRSSL; encoded by the coding sequence ATGAGCGAGTCGCAGGGCGTGCGCACCACGGGCCGGGTGCTGCTGATCCGGCACGGGCAGACAGAATGGTCGATGACGAACCGGCACACCGGTCGGACCGACATCGACCTGACCGAGAAGGGCGTCGCTGACGCGCGGGCGCTCGTGGGAATCAGGGAGAGGCTGGGACTCATCGACCCGTACGTCTTCGCCTCCCCACGCATCCGGGCACAGCGGACGGCTGCGCTGGCTGGACTCACGGTCGACGAGACCGACGACGTGTTCGCCGAGTGGGACTACGGCGACTACGAGGGCCTGACCCGCGCGCAGATCCACGAGCAGGGTGCACCCGGGTGGACGATCTGGACCGGCGGAGCCCCCGGCGGAGAGTCCGTCGACGACATGACGGTGCGGGTGGACCGCGCAGTCGAGGTCGTCTCCGAGCGTCTCGAGAGTTCCGACGTCGTCGTCGTGTCACATGGGCACTTCTCCAGGTCGTTCGTCTGCCGATTCCTCGGCTGGCCCGTGTCTCTCGGCATCGCGATCGACCTTCGCCCCGCAGGTGCGGCCCTTCTGATGGAGTTTGGCGGCCCTGCCGACCGGCGCCTCTGCACGCTGGTCGGCCCCGAAGGCGCGGCCGCCACACGCTCTTCGCTCTGA